A single region of the Bacteroides luhongzhouii genome encodes:
- the truA gene encoding tRNA pseudouridine(38-40) synthase TruA: MQRYFIYLAYDGTNYHGWQIQPNGISVQECLMKALSTFLRCEIEVVGAGRTDAGVHASLMVAHFDYDVPLDTAFLTEKLNRLLPPDISVYKVCSVKPDAHARFDATSRTYKYYVTTAKYPFNRQYRWRIYSSLDYERMNEAARILLEYSDFTSFSKLHTDVKTNICHVTHAGWTKVEGEDTTWVFTICADRFLRNMVRAIVGTLIDVGRGKLSVEDFRRIIEQQDRCKAGTSAPGQALFLVNVEYPETLFISD; this comes from the coding sequence GTGCAAAGGTATTTCATTTATTTGGCTTATGACGGAACCAACTATCATGGTTGGCAAATTCAACCGAATGGGATTAGCGTGCAGGAATGCCTGATGAAAGCGTTGTCCACTTTTTTGCGTTGCGAGATAGAAGTAGTGGGGGCGGGAAGGACAGATGCCGGAGTACACGCTTCTTTGATGGTAGCTCATTTCGATTATGACGTCCCTTTGGATACGGCTTTTTTGACAGAAAAGTTGAATCGTCTGTTACCTCCGGATATTTCCGTTTATAAGGTTTGCAGTGTCAAGCCAGATGCTCATGCCCGCTTTGATGCAACCTCAAGGACATATAAGTATTATGTAACCACAGCAAAGTATCCTTTTAATAGGCAATATCGTTGGCGGATTTATAGTTCACTGGATTATGAGAGGATGAATGAGGCTGCACGTATCCTTCTCGAATATAGCGACTTTACAAGTTTTAGTAAATTGCATACGGACGTAAAGACCAATATTTGTCACGTTACTCATGCTGGATGGACAAAAGTGGAGGGCGAGGATACTACTTGGGTATTTACCATTTGTGCCGACCGTTTCTTGCGGAATATGGTGCGTGCCATAGTGGGCACATTGATTGATGTGGGGCGTGGCAAACTTTCTGTTGAAGATTTCCGGCGAATCATCGAACAGCAAGATCGGTGCAAGGCCGGAACATCTGCTCCGGGGCAAGCCTTGTTTTTGGTGAATGTAGAATATCCGGAAACGTTGTTTATCAGTGATTAG
- a CDS encoding DUF3256 family protein, whose protein sequence is MKINKLVITIFFSAVGLFASTALWAQEAKTLFVNIPDSLSPLLTKVNREDCIDFLESKMKAQVENRFGRKSEMTDLSKDYIRMQMSPQSTWQMKVLALNDSTSVICTVSTACAPACDSSIRFYTDDWKPLTASLFITLPVMGDFLNTPDSAGVYEFDEARRSADMLLMKADFNKENTELTVTLTTPDYMAKEMAEKLKPFLRRPIVYHWKNGAFVKLKIED, encoded by the coding sequence ATGAAAATAAATAAACTTGTAATCACTATATTCTTTTCTGCTGTCGGACTCTTTGCTTCGACCGCTCTTTGGGCACAAGAAGCCAAAACACTGTTTGTGAATATACCGGATTCTCTAAGCCCGTTACTTACCAAAGTAAACCGGGAAGATTGTATTGACTTTCTGGAAAGTAAGATGAAAGCGCAAGTAGAGAACCGTTTCGGCAGGAAGTCGGAGATGACTGATCTAAGTAAAGATTATATCCGTATGCAGATGTCGCCTCAATCTACCTGGCAGATGAAAGTGTTGGCTTTGAATGACTCGACGAGTGTGATCTGTACAGTCTCTACTGCTTGTGCGCCTGCCTGCGACAGCAGCATCCGTTTCTATACAGATGACTGGAAACCGCTTACAGCATCTCTCTTTATTACTCTGCCTGTGATGGGCGACTTTCTGAATACTCCGGATTCAGCAGGCGTTTATGAGTTTGACGAAGCACGCCGTTCGGCAGATATGCTATTGATGAAAGCCGATTTTAATAAAGAAAATACAGAACTGACTGTAACATTAACTACTCCTGACTATATGGCAAAGGAGATGGCAGAGAAGCTGAAACCATTTCTCCGTCGTCCTATTGTCTATCATTGGAAGAATGGAGCATTTGTTAAATTGAAAATAGAGGATTAA
- a CDS encoding DMT family transporter — MWLLLAFLSATLLGFYDVFKKKSLKDNAVLPVLFLNTFFSSLIFLPFILISVYKPDLLGGTIFNVPVVGWEQHKYIIIKSFIVLASWIFGYFGMKHLPLTIVGPINATRPVMVLVGAMLVFGERLNLYQWIGVMLAIASFFMLSRSGKKEGIDFKHNKWIFFIVLAAITGAISGLYDKYLMKSLNPMLVQSWYNVYQVFIMCPILLLLWWPKRKSTTPFRWDWTIILISIFLSAADFVYFYALSYDDSMISIVSMVRRGSVVVSFTFGALFFREKNLKSKAIDLILVLIGMIFLYLGSKS; from the coding sequence ATGTGGTTATTATTAGCATTTCTCTCGGCTACTTTGCTGGGATTTTATGATGTATTCAAGAAGAAATCGTTGAAAGATAATGCGGTACTTCCCGTTTTGTTTCTAAATACATTTTTTTCCAGCCTCATCTTTCTGCCGTTTATCCTGATATCCGTATATAAACCGGACTTGTTGGGAGGAACGATATTTAATGTTCCCGTTGTTGGCTGGGAACAGCATAAATATATTATTATCAAGTCGTTCATCGTGTTGGCTTCGTGGATATTCGGATATTTCGGAATGAAACATCTACCTTTAACCATAGTGGGACCTATCAATGCTACCCGTCCGGTGATGGTGCTCGTGGGAGCGATGCTGGTATTTGGCGAACGGTTGAATCTCTATCAATGGATCGGGGTAATGCTGGCCATTGCCTCTTTCTTTATGTTAAGTCGTTCGGGGAAGAAAGAAGGAATTGATTTTAAGCATAACAAATGGATCTTCTTTATCGTGCTGGCTGCCATTACAGGTGCTATCAGCGGATTGTATGACAAGTATCTGATGAAGTCTTTGAATCCGATGCTGGTACAATCCTGGTATAATGTTTATCAGGTGTTTATTATGTGTCCTATCCTGTTATTGCTTTGGTGGCCTAAAAGAAAGTCTACCACTCCGTTTCGCTGGGACTGGACGATTATCCTGATTTCTATCTTCCTTTCGGCTGCCGATTTCGTTTACTTTTACGCATTGAGTTATGACGATTCTATGATTTCCATTGTTTCGATGGTCCGTCGGGGAAGTGTGGTGGTTTCTTTCACTTTCGGTGCACTTTTCTTCCGTGAAAAGAATTTAAAAAGCAAAGCGATTGACCTTATACTGGTGTTAATCGGAATGATATTCTTATATTTGGGGTCTAAAAGTTAA
- a CDS encoding Gfo/Idh/MocA family protein, with amino-acid sequence MKKLLIATAIGLALLTWHTSCTQQPKASEAFTPIKVETPTRPAGQEDVIQLVTPKIDTVRVGFIGLGMRGPGAVARWTHIPGTKIIALCDLLPERVEKSQEILKNAGLPAAASYSGEEDAWKKLCERDDIDLVYIATDWKHHAAMGVYAMEHGKHVAIEVPAAMTLDEIWQLINTSEKTRKHCMQLENCVYDFFELTSLNMAQQGVFGEVLHVEGSYIHNLEDFWPEYWNNWRMDYNHLHRGDVYATHGMGPACQVLNIHRGDRMKTLVSMDTKAVNGPAYIKKQTGEEVTDFQNGDQTSTLIRTENGKTMLIQHNVMTPRPYSRMYQIVGADGYASKYPIEEYCLRPSQVDSKNVPNHENLNAHGSVPENVKRALMDKYKDPIHIELEETAKKVGGHGGMDFIMDYRLAYCLQNGLPLDMDVYDLAEWCCMAELTRLSIENNSAPVEVPDFTRGGWNKVQGYRHAFAK; translated from the coding sequence ATGAAAAAACTACTCATAGCCACTGCTATCGGCTTGGCCTTGTTAACCTGGCACACCAGTTGTACTCAACAGCCAAAGGCTTCGGAAGCCTTTACTCCTATCAAAGTAGAGACTCCTACCCGCCCTGCCGGACAAGAAGATGTAATCCAACTCGTTACTCCTAAAATTGATACCGTACGTGTCGGTTTCATCGGCTTAGGAATGCGTGGTCCCGGTGCCGTAGCACGCTGGACTCATATTCCGGGAACTAAGATTATAGCGCTATGCGACCTGCTTCCCGAACGTGTTGAAAAATCACAAGAAATTTTGAAAAATGCCGGACTCCCTGCAGCTGCTTCTTACAGCGGAGAGGAAGATGCATGGAAAAAACTTTGCGAACGGGACGATATTGATCTTGTATACATAGCTACAGACTGGAAGCATCATGCTGCAATGGGTGTCTATGCCATGGAACACGGCAAGCATGTAGCCATCGAAGTTCCTGCCGCTATGACATTGGATGAAATCTGGCAGTTAATCAATACTTCTGAAAAGACCCGCAAACATTGTATGCAGCTCGAGAACTGTGTATATGACTTTTTTGAACTGACTTCTTTAAATATGGCACAACAGGGCGTATTCGGAGAAGTGCTTCATGTAGAAGGTTCATATATCCACAACCTGGAAGATTTCTGGCCTGAATACTGGAACAACTGGCGAATGGATTATAATCACCTACATCGCGGTGACGTATATGCAACTCATGGCATGGGCCCCGCTTGTCAGGTACTTAATATCCACCGTGGCGACCGTATGAAGACATTGGTATCTATGGATACGAAAGCTGTCAATGGGCCGGCTTACATTAAGAAACAAACAGGAGAAGAAGTGACCGACTTCCAAAATGGTGACCAGACTTCGACTTTGATTCGCACAGAAAATGGCAAAACGATGCTAATCCAGCACAATGTAATGACACCCCGTCCATACAGTCGTATGTATCAGATAGTGGGAGCCGATGGTTATGCAAGCAAATATCCGATTGAAGAATATTGCCTGAGACCTTCACAAGTTGATTCTAAAAATGTGCCTAATCATGAAAATCTGAATGCACATGGCTCTGTACCTGAAAATGTAAAGAGAGCCTTGATGGATAAATATAAAGATCCAATTCACATAGAGTTGGAAGAAACTGCCAAGAAAGTAGGCGGTCACGGTGGTATGGACTTTATCATGGACTACCGTCTGGCATATTGCCTGCAAAATGGATTACCATTAGATATGGACGTTTATGACCTGGCAGAGTGGTGCTGCATGGCCGAACTTACCAGACTTTCCATCGAAAACAATTCTGCTCCGGTAGAAGTCCCCGATTTCACTCGCGGCGGATGGAATAAAGTACAAGGCTATCGTCACGCTTTTGCAAAATAA
- the recF gene encoding DNA replication/repair protein RecF (All proteins in this family for which functions are known are DNA-binding proteins that assist the filamentation of RecA onto DNA for the initiation of recombination or recombinational repair.), with protein sequence MILKRISILNYKNLEEVELGFSAKLNCFFGLNGMGKTNLLDAVYFLSFCKSSGNPIDSQNIRHEQDFFVIQGFYEAEDGTPEEIYCGMKRRSKKQFKRNKKEYSRFSDHIGFLPLVMVSPADSELIAGGSDERRRFMDVVISQYDKEYLEALIRYNKALVQRNTLLKSEFPIEEELFLVWEEMMSQAGEIVFRKREAFIREFIPIFQSFYSFISQDKETVELSYESHARDASLLEVLKQSRERDKIMGFSLRGIHKDELNMLLGEFPIKKEGSQGQNKTYLVALKLAQFDFLKRTGRTVPLLLLDDIFDKLDASRVEQIVKLVAGDNFGQIFITDTNRGHLDRILHKVGSDYKIFRVEEGTIQEMGADNEA encoded by the coding sequence ATGATACTGAAACGAATATCCATATTAAATTATAAGAATCTGGAAGAGGTGGAGTTGGGATTCTCTGCCAAACTGAATTGTTTTTTCGGACTGAATGGGATGGGGAAGACGAATCTGCTGGATGCAGTGTATTTCTTGTCCTTCTGTAAAAGCTCCGGCAATCCGATTGATTCTCAGAATATTCGTCATGAACAAGACTTCTTTGTCATACAGGGGTTCTATGAAGCGGAGGACGGGACTCCTGAAGAGATTTATTGTGGGATGAAACGTCGTTCGAAGAAACAGTTTAAGCGGAATAAGAAAGAATATAGTCGTTTCTCGGACCACATCGGCTTCCTGCCTTTGGTGATGGTTTCGCCTGCCGATTCAGAATTGATAGCCGGAGGGAGTGATGAACGTCGCCGGTTTATGGATGTAGTGATTTCGCAGTATGATAAAGAATATCTTGAAGCACTGATACGGTATAATAAAGCATTGGTGCAGCGTAATACATTGCTGAAGAGCGAGTTCCCGATAGAGGAGGAGCTGTTTCTTGTATGGGAGGAAATGATGTCTCAAGCCGGCGAAATCGTATTCCGCAAACGTGAAGCGTTTATCCGGGAGTTTATTCCTATTTTCCAATCTTTCTATTCTTTTATCTCTCAGGATAAAGAGACTGTGGAATTGTCTTACGAGTCTCATGCGCGGGATGCTTCTTTGCTGGAAGTGTTGAAGCAGAGCAGGGAGCGGGATAAGATAATGGGGTTCTCTTTGCGGGGAATTCATAAGGATGAGTTAAATATGCTGTTGGGTGAATTCCCGATAAAGAAAGAAGGTTCGCAGGGACAGAATAAAACATATCTGGTGGCATTGAAACTGGCACAGTTTGATTTCTTGAAACGCACGGGCAGAACTGTTCCTTTATTATTATTAGATGATATTTTTGATAAACTGGATGCTTCCCGTGTAGAGCAAATAGTGAAGCTGGTAGCCGGAGACAATTTCGGGCAGATATTTATAACAGATACAAACCGGGGACATCTCGACCGTATTTTGCATAAGGTAGGTAGTGATTATAAAATATTTCGTGTAGAGGAGGGGACAATTCAAGAAATGGGGGCTGACAATGAAGCGTAA
- a CDS encoding tetratricopeptide repeat protein, which translates to MAEQKNQNEHLNVEDALTQSEAFLIKYKNAIIGGVVAVIIIVAGFIMYKNLYAEPREEKAQAALFKGQEYFEQDAFEQALNGDSIGYTGFLKVADEYSGTKAANLAKAYAGICYAQLGKYEEAVKMLDSFNGKDQMVAPAILGAAGNCYAQLGQLDKAASTLLSAADKADNNTLSPIFLIQAGEILVKQGKYDDAVNAYTKIKDKYFQSYQAMDIDKYIEQAKLMKK; encoded by the coding sequence ATGGCAGAACAAAAGAATCAGAATGAACATCTGAACGTAGAAGATGCACTGACACAATCGGAAGCATTTCTTATCAAGTACAAAAACGCAATTATTGGCGGTGTTGTTGCTGTGATTATTATTGTAGCAGGTTTTATCATGTACAAAAACCTCTATGCTGAACCACGTGAAGAAAAAGCACAGGCAGCTCTTTTCAAAGGACAGGAATACTTTGAGCAGGATGCTTTTGAGCAGGCTTTGAACGGTGACAGCATCGGCTACACAGGTTTCTTGAAAGTAGCTGATGAGTACAGCGGAACAAAAGCGGCTAATTTGGCTAAAGCTTATGCCGGTATTTGCTACGCACAACTTGGCAAATATGAAGAAGCAGTGAAGATGCTGGATAGCTTCAATGGAAAAGACCAAATGGTTGCGCCGGCAATCTTGGGCGCTGCAGGTAACTGCTATGCACAACTTGGCCAACTGGACAAAGCTGCTTCTACTTTACTGTCGGCAGCAGACAAAGCCGACAACAACACATTAAGCCCGATTTTCCTGATACAAGCCGGAGAAATCCTGGTAAAACAAGGAAAATATGACGATGCTGTAAACGCTTACACTAAGATCAAGGATAAATACTTCCAGTCTTATCAAGCTATGGACATCGACAAATATATCGAACAGGCTAAATTGATGAAAAAATAA
- a CDS encoding DUF721 domain-containing protein: MKRNDAEQIGKLIQQFLRQESLESPLNEQRLLDAWPQVLGPAAAYTSNLYIRNQTLYVHLTSAALRQELMMGREVLVRTLNQRVGAMVITNIIFR, from the coding sequence ATGAAGCGTAATGATGCCGAACAAATAGGAAAACTGATTCAACAGTTTCTTCGTCAGGAGAGTTTGGAATCTCCGCTGAACGAGCAAAGACTGTTGGATGCCTGGCCTCAAGTCTTGGGACCGGCGGCGGCTTATACCAGCAATCTTTATATTCGTAATCAGACATTGTATGTGCATCTTACTTCTGCAGCTCTCCGGCAGGAGTTGATGATGGGGCGTGAAGTATTGGTGCGCACACTCAATCAGAGAGTCGGCGCTATGGTTATTACAAACATTATTTTTCGTTGA
- a CDS encoding phosphotransferase enzyme family protein, with translation MKDLSSIVAKFKVQGTIEEIKPLGTGLINDTYKVNTKEADAPDYVLQRINHAIFQNVEMLQSNITAVTNHIRKKLAEAGESDIERKVLSFLETEEGKTYWFDGDNYWRMMVFIPRAKTYETVNPEFSNYAGEAFGNFQAMLADIPETLGETIPDFHNMEFRLKQLREAVAKDAVGRVSEVKYYLDEIEKRADEMCKAERLHREGKLPKRVCHCDTKVNNMMFDENGKVLCVIDLDTVMPSFIFSDYGDFLRTGANTGDEDDKDLDRVNFNMEIFKAFTKGYLKGAKSFLTPIEIENLPYAAALFPYMQCVRFLADYINGDTYYKIKYPEHNLVRTKAQFKLLQSVEANTPEMIAFINECLSN, from the coding sequence ATGAAAGATTTATCTAGCATTGTAGCTAAATTTAAAGTCCAAGGTACGATTGAAGAAATCAAACCTTTGGGTACAGGACTTATTAACGACACTTACAAGGTAAACACCAAAGAAGCAGATGCTCCCGACTACGTTCTGCAACGCATCAACCATGCCATTTTTCAGAATGTAGAAATGCTTCAATCCAATATTACTGCTGTCACCAATCACATTCGCAAAAAACTGGCGGAAGCAGGAGAATCGGATATAGAACGCAAAGTGTTGAGCTTCCTCGAAACAGAAGAGGGTAAGACATACTGGTTCGACGGTGATAACTATTGGCGTATGATGGTATTCATCCCACGTGCCAAAACGTATGAAACGGTGAATCCCGAATTTTCAAATTATGCTGGAGAAGCATTTGGCAACTTCCAGGCCATGCTGGCCGATATTCCGGAAACATTGGGTGAAACCATACCTGACTTCCACAACATGGAGTTCCGTCTCAAACAATTACGTGAAGCTGTTGCGAAAGATGCTGTCGGACGGGTATCGGAAGTGAAATACTATCTGGATGAAATAGAGAAGCGTGCAGATGAGATGTGTAAAGCAGAACGTTTACATCGTGAAGGAAAGCTCCCCAAACGTGTTTGCCACTGCGATACGAAAGTGAATAACATGATGTTCGACGAGAATGGTAAAGTGCTTTGCGTCATCGACCTGGATACGGTAATGCCCAGCTTTATTTTCTCCGATTATGGGGATTTCCTCCGTACAGGTGCCAACACGGGTGATGAAGACGATAAAGACCTTGATCGTGTAAACTTCAATATGGAAATATTCAAAGCGTTTACTAAAGGTTACCTGAAAGGAGCCAAATCATTCCTGACTCCAATTGAGATTGAGAATCTCCCTTATGCAGCCGCTTTATTCCCATACATGCAGTGTGTACGGTTCTTGGCAGACTATATCAATGGAGATACTTATTATAAAATAAAATATCCGGAACATAATTTGGTTCGTACTAAAGCACAATTCAAATTACTTCAAAGTGTGGAAGCCAACACACCGGAAATGATCGCATTTATCAACGAATGCTTGTCAAATTGA
- a CDS encoding YitT family protein — protein sequence MKTVIPKPSKQSIIREARDYVMIAIGMILYGIGWTVFLLPNDITTGGVPGIASIVYWATGFPVQYTYFSINFFLLLLALKLLGMKFCIKTIFGVFTLTFFLSVIQKLTAGFGLLHDQPFMACVIGASFCGGGIGVAFSANGSTGGTDIIAAIINKYRDITLGRVVLICDMIIISSSYFVLKDWEKVVYGFVTLYICSFVLDQVVNSARQSVQFFIISNKYEEIGRHINEYPHRGVTIINATGFYTGREVKMMFVLAKKRESPIIFRLIKDIDPNAFVSQSAVIGVYGEGFDHIKVK from the coding sequence ATGAAAACAGTTATTCCAAAACCTTCTAAGCAAAGCATTATCCGTGAAGCCAGAGATTATGTAATGATTGCCATCGGCATGATTTTGTATGGTATCGGTTGGACCGTTTTTCTACTTCCGAACGATATCACGACCGGAGGAGTACCGGGTATTGCTTCTATTGTATATTGGGCTACGGGTTTTCCCGTACAGTATACGTACTTCAGCATCAACTTCTTTCTATTGTTACTGGCCCTCAAATTGCTGGGGATGAAGTTTTGCATTAAAACTATTTTTGGAGTATTTACCCTCACCTTCTTTCTGTCTGTCATCCAAAAGCTGACAGCAGGTTTCGGCCTCCTCCACGACCAGCCCTTTATGGCATGTGTCATCGGAGCATCCTTCTGTGGAGGCGGTATAGGGGTTGCTTTTTCGGCAAACGGAAGCACAGGAGGTACGGATATTATCGCAGCCATCATCAACAAATACCGGGACATCACATTAGGAAGAGTAGTACTTATCTGCGATATGATTATTATTTCTTCCAGTTATTTTGTCTTAAAAGACTGGGAAAAAGTGGTGTATGGGTTTGTAACTCTTTATATTTGTAGCTTCGTTCTCGATCAGGTAGTGAATAGTGCACGCCAATCCGTACAGTTCTTTATCATATCCAATAAATATGAAGAAATAGGACGGCATATCAACGAGTATCCACACCGGGGAGTTACGATAATCAATGCAACCGGCTTTTATACAGGACGAGAAGTAAAGATGATGTTCGTATTAGCCAAAAAGAGGGAATCGCCTATCATCTTCCGGTTGATTAAAGATATAGACCCGAATGCATTTGTATCACAAAGTGCTGTCATCGGAGTTTATGGAGAAGGATTCGATCATATCAAAGTAAAATAA
- a CDS encoding histidinol-phosphatase produces MKTNYHTHTTRCHHATGSDEEFVLSAIKGGYQELGFSDHTPWKYHTDYISDIRMLPEELPGYVESLRSLQEKYKHQISIKIGLECEYFPEYLHWLKGIIKEYKLDYIIFGNHHFHTDEKFPYFGRNTDSVDMLELYEESAIEGMESGLFAYLAHPDLFMRSYPEFDHHCKLVSRHICRTAARLNLPLEYNLGYEEYNDIYGITTIPYPDFWEIAAHEGCTAIIGVDAHDNQYLENPFYYNRATETLRELGIKVIDRIPFLNEK; encoded by the coding sequence ATGAAGACGAATTATCACACCCATACCACCCGCTGCCATCATGCGACAGGGAGTGACGAAGAATTTGTTTTAAGCGCCATCAAAGGCGGCTATCAAGAATTAGGCTTTTCAGACCACACTCCGTGGAAATACCACACCGATTACATCTCCGACATCCGGATGCTTCCCGAAGAGCTACCGGGATATGTGGAAAGCCTCCGTTCGCTACAAGAGAAATATAAGCATCAAATCAGTATAAAAATAGGATTGGAATGTGAATACTTTCCTGAATATTTACACTGGTTAAAAGGAATCATCAAAGAATATAAGCTAGATTATATCATCTTTGGAAATCACCATTTTCATACAGATGAGAAGTTTCCCTATTTCGGTCGGAATACAGATTCGGTAGACATGCTCGAACTCTACGAAGAGAGTGCTATTGAAGGAATGGAAAGCGGACTATTTGCCTACCTTGCCCATCCGGATCTATTCATGCGTTCCTACCCGGAATTCGATCATCACTGCAAACTGGTCAGCAGACATATCTGCCGGACAGCAGCACGGTTAAACCTACCATTGGAATATAATCTCGGTTATGAAGAGTATAATGACATTTATGGAATTACCACCATTCCCTACCCGGATTTCTGGGAAATAGCTGCCCATGAAGGTTGCACCGCGATCATCGGTGTAGACGCACACGATAATCAATATCTGGAAAATCCTTTTTATTACAACCGTGCAACCGAAACACTCCGAGAACTGGGTATAAAGGTTATAGACAGAATCCCTTTCCTCAACGAAAAATAA
- the ribH gene encoding 6,7-dimethyl-8-ribityllumazine synthase has protein sequence MATAYHNLSEYDFNSVPNAEAMKFGIVVSEWNFNITGALLKGAVDTLKKHGAKDENILVKTVPGSFELTFGANQMMENCDLDAIIAIGCVIKGDTPHFDYVCMGVTQGITELNATGDIPVIYGLITTNTMEQAEDRAGGKLGNKGDECAITAIKMIDFVWSLNK, from the coding sequence ATGGCAACAGCTTACCATAACTTATCCGAATATGATTTCAATTCCGTTCCGAATGCAGAAGCAATGAAATTTGGCATCGTCGTATCCGAATGGAATTTCAATATTACCGGTGCTTTACTGAAAGGCGCAGTCGATACATTAAAAAAACATGGAGCAAAAGACGAAAATATTTTGGTAAAAACTGTACCGGGAAGTTTCGAACTTACTTTTGGCGCCAATCAAATGATGGAAAATTGCGATCTTGATGCAATTATTGCAATTGGTTGCGTAATTAAAGGAGATACTCCACATTTTGATTATGTTTGTATGGGAGTAACCCAAGGAATTACCGAATTAAACGCAACTGGCGATATACCAGTTATTTACGGATTAATTACCACAAATACGATGGAGCAAGCAGAGGATCGTGCCGGTGGCAAACTGGGTAACAAAGGAGACGAATGTGCAATTACTGCAATAAAAATGATCGATTTTGTTTGGAGTTTAAATAAATAG
- a CDS encoding 5-formyltetrahydrofolate cyclo-ligase gives MRKLQSANILTALEAHPAFRAANTVLLYHSLNDEVDTHAFIRKWSDKKQILLPVVVGDDLELRIYTGPENMSICGVYGIEEPTGEAFTDYAAIDFIVVPGVAFDVKGNRLGRGKGYYDRLLPRIPSAYKAGICFPFQLVEEVPAESFDVRMDIIITINEDELSHPYHPLPSCDRE, from the coding sequence ATGCGAAAGCTGCAATCAGCTAACATACTGACCGCCCTTGAAGCCCATCCGGCTTTCAGGGCGGCAAATACCGTACTACTATACCATTCGCTAAATGACGAAGTAGATACACATGCGTTTATCCGGAAATGGAGCGATAAGAAGCAAATCCTGCTCCCCGTAGTAGTAGGCGATGACTTAGAGCTTCGGATATATACCGGACCCGAAAATATGTCAATCTGTGGTGTCTATGGCATAGAAGAACCAACCGGGGAAGCATTCACAGACTATGCAGCCATCGACTTCATCGTTGTTCCCGGAGTAGCTTTCGACGTAAAAGGTAACCGTTTGGGACGGGGAAAAGGATACTACGACCGCCTCTTGCCGCGCATACCATCAGCCTACAAAGCTGGGATTTGTTTCCCGTTTCAATTAGTAGAAGAAGTTCCTGCGGAATCATTCGACGTCCGCATGGATATAATTATAACAATCAATGAAGACGAATTATCACACCCATACCACCCGCTGCCATCATGCGACAGGGAGTGA